In one window of Cellulophaga sp. HaHa_2_95 DNA:
- a CDS encoding PKD domain-containing protein — MKNLFKYIFGALAILVIIIACTKEVGLYTEVEFEISETHVADGFINTPLATSITVTPEELVEGYSYFYSYKINSGEGYFEDESGTTIAQGDKIGLSPLSASLNYIATKIGDHSITFTAEDTFGFQEQVTVSYVISDVPVTWTATGPSGQVLLGTSQDITVTLGSETTTTGVTYERNYSFTQGTGTITSSPSGANETLNEFVSITPGTYVLTYVSTELGQTTLEFLLKDSNGQEIVQTVSFEVVNELSTEKEITSFIVNGVEGTIVGTDITIELPEGTDLTTLSPVIIHNGASISPESETSQDFTNPVIYTVTAQDQTIQSYTVNVTVPSENQSPTAIATSDVTSGAPSLDVQFTGDTSMDPDTGDVLTYAWDFGDGSTATTANPSHSFTTAGTYTVTLTVTDDGTPALNSTDTITIIVTDANQAPTAIGTSDITSGEVSLAVQFTGDTSTDPDTGDVITYAWDFGDGSTATTANPTHTFTTAGTYDVTLTVTDNGTPALSSSEVIITITVNAPINQAPTAIATSDITSGEASLDVQFTGDTSTDPDAGDVLTYAWDFGDGTTATTANPAHTFTTVGTYDVTLTVTDDGTPALSSSEVSLTITVNAPTNQAPTALPDTYSVIKGTNNNLFNVIANDSDPDGDALTVTLELFPLNGTATMSGNQVSYSPNINFVGMDQIGYQISDGNGGMASGSIMVIVTAPANQAPIAVASGPTTTTIGAIENFYADSSSDPDGDNLTYLWDFGDTTSSNLINPTHSYTTVGIYTVTLTVTDNGTPNLDDTIMITTNVAATTNQLPTVFAGDDQQKNTLFSLINLSGTASDPDGSIVTILWEKESGGSATISNPNSLTTSITNFSSGLYEFKLTVTDNLGGTNSDIVRINISDCPNSCPTGYSVCYDPDTEICTCIEDGSPQGGMQLCVD, encoded by the coding sequence ATGAAAAACCTATTTAAATACATTTTTGGTGCTTTAGCAATACTGGTAATAATCATAGCCTGTACTAAAGAAGTAGGACTATATACTGAAGTAGAATTTGAAATTTCTGAAACTCATGTGGCAGATGGTTTTATCAATACACCGCTAGCAACTTCTATTACCGTTACTCCAGAAGAACTAGTGGAAGGGTATTCTTATTTCTATTCATACAAAATCAATTCAGGCGAAGGGTATTTTGAAGATGAATCTGGAACTACAATTGCCCAAGGAGATAAAATTGGGTTGAGTCCATTGTCAGCCTCACTGAATTATATTGCCACAAAAATAGGTGATCACTCGATCACTTTTACCGCTGAAGATACTTTTGGTTTTCAGGAGCAGGTTACTGTATCTTATGTTATTAGTGATGTTCCTGTTACTTGGACGGCAACAGGTCCTTCCGGCCAAGTTTTATTAGGTACATCACAAGATATCACCGTCACTCTAGGGAGTGAAACTACCACTACAGGAGTTACCTATGAACGTAATTATTCCTTTACACAAGGAACAGGAACTATAACTTCTTCTCCAAGTGGAGCAAATGAGACCTTAAACGAATTTGTAAGTATTACACCTGGAACGTACGTCTTAACCTATGTATCTACAGAATTAGGACAAACAACTTTAGAGTTTTTATTGAAAGATTCAAACGGACAAGAAATAGTTCAAACCGTAAGCTTTGAAGTAGTTAATGAGCTTTCTACCGAAAAAGAAATTACTTCATTTATAGTAAATGGAGTAGAAGGTACCATAGTTGGAACAGATATTACTATAGAACTTCCTGAAGGAACTGACTTAACTACATTGTCACCAGTTATTATACATAATGGAGCAAGTATTTCGCCAGAATCAGAAACAAGTCAAGACTTTACAAATCCTGTAATTTATACCGTTACTGCTCAAGATCAAACCATTCAAAGTTATACGGTAAACGTAACAGTTCCTTCCGAAAACCAATCTCCAACAGCTATAGCAACTTCAGATGTAACTTCTGGCGCTCCTTCTTTAGATGTACAGTTTACAGGAGATACTTCAATGGATCCAGATACTGGAGACGTATTAACCTATGCCTGGGATTTTGGAGACGGAAGCACAGCTACAACGGCCAACCCTTCTCATAGCTTCACAACCGCAGGAACATACACGGTAACACTTACCGTTACCGATGATGGAACTCCAGCTCTAAACAGTACGGATACAATCACGATAATTGTAACAGATGCAAATCAAGCTCCAACGGCTATAGGGACTTCAGATATTACTTCTGGAGAAGTTTCTTTAGCCGTGCAGTTTACAGGAGATACTTCAACGGATCCAGATACTGGAGACGTAATAACCTATGCCTGGGATTTTGGAGATGGAAGCACAGCTACAACTGCCAATCCTACTCACACCTTTACAACAGCCGGAACTTATGACGTGACACTTACCGTTACAGATAATGGAACACCGGCGTTGTCAAGTTCTGAGGTTATAATAACCATAACCGTAAATGCTCCTATTAATCAAGCTCCAACAGCAATAGCAACCTCTGATATCACTTCTGGAGAAGCTTCTTTAGACGTACAATTTACAGGAGATACTTCAACGGATCCAGATGCAGGCGATGTATTAACCTATGCTTGGGATTTTGGAGATGGAACTACAGCAACAACTGCCAATCCTGCTCACACCTTCACTACAGTTGGAACATATGACGTAACGCTTACAGTTACGGATGATGGAACACCAGCTTTGTCAAGTTCGGAGGTGTCACTAACCATAACCGTAAATGCTCCTACCAATCAAGCTCCAACAGCTTTACCTGATACCTATTCTGTCATAAAAGGAACTAATAACAATTTATTTAATGTTATTGCAAACGACTCTGATCCAGATGGGGACGCGCTTACAGTTACTCTTGAGCTTTTTCCTCTCAACGGTACAGCAACGATGTCAGGTAATCAGGTCAGTTATAGCCCAAATATAAATTTCGTTGGAATGGATCAAATTGGATACCAAATAAGTGATGGTAATGGAGGAATGGCTAGCGGATCAATTATGGTAATTGTAACAGCTCCGGCTAACCAAGCACCAATAGCAGTTGCCTCAGGGCCAACAACTACAACTATAGGTGCTATAGAAAATTTTTATGCCGATTCATCGTCAGATCCTGACGGGGACAATTTAACTTATTTGTGGGATTTTGGCGATACAACTTCTTCTAACTTAATAAATCCAACACATAGTTATACAACAGTAGGAATCTATACTGTGACCTTAACCGTAACGGATAATGGCACTCCAAATTTGGATGACACTATTATGATTACGACAAATGTAGCGGCTACAACCAATCAATTACCCACAGTGTTTGCAGGTGATGATCAACAGAAGAATACTCTATTTTCACTTATAAATTTATCCGGTACCGCAAGTGATCCTGATGGATCTATTGTAACTATTTTATGGGAAAAAGAGAGCGGTGGTAGTGCTACAATTTCAAATCCAAACTCTTTAACTACATCGATTACCAATTTTTCAAGCGGGTTATATGAGTTTAAACTAACAGTGACTGACAACTTAGGGGGAACAAACTCAGATATAGTTAGAATAAACATATCTGATTGTCCGAATAGTTGTCCTACTGGCTATAGTGTATGTTATGATCCAGATACCGAAATTTGTACATGTATAGAAGATGGTTCTCCGCAGGGTGGTATGCAACTTTGTGTAGACTAA